The sequence below is a genomic window from Nicotiana tomentosiformis chromosome 6, ASM39032v3, whole genome shotgun sequence.
ATGCAAATCAACTCCTACTAACATattatattgattgtattttaTGGATTCTACATCCAGGGTTGGAGCATCCAACCCGAACAATAacggaggaggaggaggaggagagggTCCATCATCAGCAACTGCCAGTGGTCGGATCACTGAGAGTGAAGGTATTGAATTGTATAATTAccttatttaaaaattaaaagtttaaacggttaattagaaaatatatatacttttatttacttaataatTACATTTCAACAGGAGGATCTGCGGCTCCTGCAGCACCACCGAGCCGGTACGAGTCACAAAAGCGTCGAGATTGGAACACTTTCTTACAGTACTTAAGGAACCACAAACCACCGTTAACCCTAGCCCGCTGCAGCGGAGCTCACGTGATCGAGTTCCTAAAATACCTCGATCAGTTCGGGAAGACGAAAGTGCACGTGACCGGGTGCCCTTATTTCGGGCACCCGAATCCACCAGCACCATGTGCTTGTCCGTTGAAACAGGCTTGGGGTAGCCTTGACGCACTAATTGGTAGGCTAAGAGCTGCTTATGAAGAAAATGGAGGAAAGCCTGAATCAAATCCTTTTGGTGCTAAAGCTGTTAGAATATATTTAAGGGAAGTTAGAGAAAGTCAAGCTAAAGCTAGAGGAATACCTTATGAAAAGAAGAAACGGAAAAGGCCAAGTTCCAGTTCGGTCACGGCTGGCAGCAGCGCTAGCCGCGGCGGTGTTATTGCAGTAGAAGGCGGTGGTAGTGGTGGCGGAGATGGTGGAGGTAATGCTGGTGATAGCAGTGGTGGCGCTGCTGCTATTGGTCCGCTACCTACTGCTACTAATCCAACAGAATAGTACAGATTATTTTCCGGATTCCTTttcattaattttaatttttacctACTATAGTAACTTATTTTTCTCTTCTAGTTCAGTATAGTACGTAATTGTGAATTATGACAGTTGAGTTGCATCTATGACGGTAAGAATTTCTCTGTGCATAATATTAATCAATTGAAAGAATGCAAACTACGTTAGGGGTCATAAAAAGGCAGGTCAGTGTACAAAATATTTCGCATTAGCGGCTGTTTTCGTATTTCGAATCCGTGACATATAAAAACAAAAAGGGAGCGCAAAATTCTTCCTCTTTCGGTAAATACTCTTTAGGGCACTACTTAATCTATTTAATTATGTTTTCTGAGATGCTACAATAATGATGTTCCTTTCCTGGGATTTTAGTTAATCTTGCATAAGACAACATTAATCATGTATTTTCTCCTATTGTACACAGATATATATGTTACGATTGCATAGTACAAAGTTGATAGTCATTGGACTCAGAATTTTGAAATGGAAAACTGTGGAGTAGCAGTTTATCTGGTCCCCCTTTATTTTCGTATCAAGTCTATATAATCTCACGTGTGTCTTTAAACTGCAGAATACAAATATACGTCAGACCTTTGCAGTTTCAGGTGCCTTCTTTAATTTACCCCCCTCATCTCCAAAGATTTTGTTCCCCTCTCTTTCTCCACTAGATTTAAGTTTAATTATCATAGAAATTTATTAGTAATTACTGCATTTGCCATTATAACATAAGTTGTTGGGTAAGGCCAACATCCGACTGACGAGGGGGTTGGGGTGGTCCATATCGGAGTCATGGTCAAACATAACGCTTGCTTAGTAGGTTTGGTTAAGAAATTAAATTACGTCCTTTTTATCGGCTATAACTTTTGGCATGATAATAAGCGTTTGATTATAACATAACTATATACTTTTTACATCATTAGCCCATATATAGAACTAACATCGGCGTATTATAACAGTCATCTTTTGTAGTTTAGTCTGGGTACTTTGGTGGTTTTGAGACGTTACTTCTAGTTCCAAACTAACACTTATTACTTTGTACTAGTTTCACGCAGTGTTGGCTTAGTGGCTACATACTttgtaataaaaaaaattaattacacataaaatattttttttttcatctgACGATACTAACTGACACCATTATTAAGGGATGTTTCCGCCACCGTGGAAATGAGTTTAAATTATATGCACGGCTTTGGAATCCAATTTTAGATTTCAAGAATTATTTGAATCCCAAGATTAAGATATATTTGAGGGCACTAATAACCTCGCGGGGCAAAAGATAATCAGAAAAGATATAGTAAATAAAAAACAAATTCTGGAATTAATTTTCTTCTGTTGATCTTGAGGCCTTCTGTGTAGAAGGTTTTATTGGTTGATATTAACAGAAATCATAAAAGATCATCATTGATATAAGGTCCTCCCTGAATAATTAATTAAGCTGCAATATAATaccttttttaaaaatataaaataggaGAAGCCACTACCAATTCTTCAGTGCGAAAATGACCCCAAGCCTACTGATTCTTCCATTCCATTCAATATTTAATTGAAGTATTATTGCTGATATCCATTCAATTGGCTTTAAATTATCATATCTTTGTTAGAATATCATCAGACCATCAATCACAGTCCAAACAAAAACCGTTCTTATTATATTAGCCTACGTACACAATGATTTTCTCATATTATAATTAGAATTATGCCGTATTATTTTATGTGTATAAATCCGGCTGATGTAATCCAATGATCAGAAAAGAGGAAAGTTCAGAAAAAGAGATTGTGAGAAAGAGAATCAGACTTTCTTTTTACCATATAGTGGCATGGGCAGGAGTGGTAGCAATGAATATTGCTCAACTTTTCTCATTATTCGTAATTTACGTATTTGTTAATTTAATTTATTGTCATCTACCTAAATAAGTATCGAAAAATTAAAATTAGGTCAAAATATTTGAGGgaacattattttttttttaaaattagatGCATATATATAATATGAAGTTAGATTTTATAAAAACCTTATATAATAAGATGCGTGAATAGTATTAAAAAGGAAAGATATATAATGTGCAAAATAAGTGAAATAACATTACATTAAGATGGAAAAATGGAATAGCTAATTATTTGAGAAGAAACTTAGCAAAATTGAAACTACATTACTTTATTAGAATGTAAGTGACGGATGTAGTATATTAATattgggttcaattgaacccataacttttgacgctgagtaaaaatttattaaaattgcaaaaataatagatatgaactcataactttaaaagtTGAACACATAGAATTTAAATCTTGGATCTGCCTATGTCGGGAAGAAGCAATGTTTGTTAAAGCCAAAAGTAGTTGAGCAAGTTATTGTTTTTGGTCCAAATATTTATTgagcatatatatacatatatatatatatatatatatatatatatatatatatatatatatatatatatatatatatatacggtctCCAAATACATGCATATATAAGTACAGAGAGCATGGCCTATGAAGTACTACTAAAAATTGACAACACAACAGAAAACAGATGGAGCACATATATATATGAaagtttaaaatttgaaatatgtacaaaattgaaaaataaaaaagttaaGTTGAGATTAAGAGAACGTTGCTACTAAAACAAGAAAGCATAGTGCTGGTATGAAACAATGATGAAGATTATCCAAGTTTTGTCAATTTTATCATTTGTTTGTTTACATAATCAACAAAAGAATAGAGTTTAAGATCCAACTGAACATGTGGCATTTCAAATTTTGACATCAACTATTCTTTTTTTTAGTTTCGCACTCACTGTTCGGTATCTCGTTTTGGGGCTTgactaatagcatgtttggcctaACTTctgaaatcagcttattttgaaaattaattttttttaaaaatatttttgatgaaaagcagtttgtgtttggctaatcaatttgaaaagctCTTTTAAatagcaattagtgtttgaccaaacttttaaaaactacttctaagtatatttttctggGGCTTTTGCATTTATACCCGGTTTTGGGATCACAATTAAACATATACCTATTTTGCGAAAACAATTGCAAGTctacccactttacgatcaacttcagacttattgggtctgaagttaaaaagaaattagtctgaagtgaaaaaattgtaCTTCAGATGCATTttaggccaaataggtctgaagtgcaaccaatggttttatgcacttaaggccaacaAGTATGAAGTGAAAATTCGCACTTCAGATGCAcctaaggccaaaaggtctgaagtgcaacaaacattTTTCTAcgcttaaggccaataagtctgaagtgaaaaattacacttctgatgcacttaaggccaaaaggtctgaagtgcaaccaacgttttcatgcacttaagaccaaataggcatgaagtgcaaattgcccagAAATAAAAATTTGTTCTTTGAATTTTAACAATCCAATAtcgatttaatacctaaatctactccaacaacaacaacaacaacgacccaataaaatttcactagtggggtctgaagagggtagtgtgtacgcagaccttacccctaccccgagggagtagagaggttgtttcctaaatctactccaaatgagctcaaatttgaaacataacctccaaatatcatcaagaacaaatcctaatcatcaatttgtcaaaacaacaataaatctaacgaGCCCATttttcaattaagaacaaaaaaagaagaaaccctaaataatagtaaaaaataaagcgtcacaacagctcaccactataaaACATCATTGATCGTGCCCATatatgccttgtaaaaaggactaagcggtcgctgcaaatataacctggttcaagtccggagtcgaatcccactgGGAACTAACATGTTCACTACAACTTTAAATagtgctaatgataagctcagacaacttccggatgcaagagttttatgaataatcagtggaatatatttagctaaggaaaaatgacaataaaattagcaatatttaagactaaaattgaattcaagggtaaaaggatctagggctattgattttcccaattgccagattaattcttaactctttagctataatcttgccgtaatactctatgaggattatgagtttcgggctaccgtaattaccttttgatcaattacgataatttactagaagcattctctcgaactactctagttaacaatttatgcaactcagaattatcccaccaaagcttcgttatttctaaccacacttttaaattcaagtaattaatctcttaactttcccaaaagtggtgttgttcaataacaatctaaccaagtgttctttctcaagcaacacaagttgaatagacacgattaatcgagggccctttcaattaaccacaatacaatacgtaattgaacaatcatagaacaaacacggctcaattataacaaaatagagtcaagacttcatccaacaattggatccatcaaccctagataatatgtttagctactcatactaatggaaaataaatcactaaaataattcataatcaacaaatagaagtatgaagaagaacatgaaaactcttaggaatttatccgtcttctctccctcgttcttgcctctaaaatcttctaaaaataaCTATCCACCACTTCTGGGCGAGTTTAcgtttcatataggtttaggttagtcgcctagaaaattacataattaaccctgtgtgtttggctttcgtccgcccgtccgcggccgcggattcgaCCGTGGATCCGGCCGCCAATTTGGACTGCCTCACTGCCTTGAGTTCACGGACCAGTTCGCGGCCCACtctgcggccgcgcacctggagagGTCGTttcgcttgcttttctcgctccttttcgaccgggctaaccttTGATTGCCCTTTCACATTCTATGTTGACTCCAAAACATtcgttagctccctcctagctcggagtagctcctgcaaagcatcaaattcttaattagagcattttgttatcttttagcattcaaatatcaataaagtgcggctaaattagagtgtaagtagtgtctaaattgcatgaatatagcctactatcaacaccccatacttaaaccattgctcgtccccgagcaatcaaaccacactctaaGAGGCCTAACTTCACTGAGCGACTTCCCTACTCGTCACACTAAGAATATTTTACATAAATTGAGTACATTAGTGCAACATCTacacctcaagagttgactccctCTAGCCACGCAATGTTCCTAACCGGCTTACTTACTCTATATCAAAGGTCCAGACTTGCTTCTCATTTATGAATCAAGTGCCTGCTTACAACAAAAGAGACTCATTTCACAATCAGTAAAATTCACTCACACCATCAGAAATGACATTCGTGTGCCACAGAAAATGCACTATAGGCTTGTCCGTAGTGTacgactctactaattgagctcactcagtctaggatcaagtaggacatTATTTGGATATAATGTAGGTTGTAGGTTggataggatatatttggatatataatagtgactacacctccccaagcactttaatacatttattttacaatcaagtccacacctaagttaaaccaatatttttatttttaacacCACATATACCACCCCCACACTTCTTCTTTGAGCACATTCACCTTAAAAGCCACAAAATATTTATTACCAATCAACATGATCCACTATTAAAAatgttcttctctttttcttttttttttctttcacaaGTGGCCTtttccaacaaaatatacatttctccttatttcctagttccactcaaaagcttcatcaactaccccacactttatcCTTTGTAAATTCATAGTATTTTCAGTGCTTACGAAAGGTAAAGGATTCaaaaagatggtcaattcaaacaagggatagggcttgtaatgtggttgccaagaaaataggattacaggctcaacggggttaactatggttggagtatgtatatatatggttcaacaaagaaatgcctatatcaatTCCCAGACTAAATAAGACTACCATCGCTTTGcagacacacagggcaagttctaggcgTTAAATGTCGTGCATAGAATATAACAAGCCTCCCACACACctggcacatgactcattccaGATTAGATCATCAAACACTCAGATCAGGGTACTTCAGCCAAATTAAGAGCATACATTTTAAGGCCTTCTTACAAGAGTCAAcaaatgagcctaagcgtcataCTAAAGTAACCGCTATATTCAAGGCATTACGAACTCAAACAAGGCTTCCTATTTTAATTCTGCCTTAGCCCATAAGTTcctaactaaaaaataaaaagctaactacacccgattcaaacaacacccttggaaaagaatcaTGGTTTGAATAAAAATCAAGGGGAAATTGATAcactactacaaaagaaaatctttttttttctttcgactttagtccctcaagaaacccgtcgaatgatattcATCGTTGGGCTAAGTCAAAATTGATTTATACAAATAAACTACACAACAAAgtatccccaccccacacttaaaaagatggcatgtccccatgtcatACAAAGTAAAGTAATGTGAGATAAAGGAACTTCCCTGGTGGATCAGTCTTGATCGGAGACAGTGCCAGGGTCGATATGACATGTTCTCCCCAGCGCACGCAGCCAGCCCATGATTTTATTTTCTGACTTCGCATTTTGGGTTGCCAAAGCATCAACTCTGGTCCCCAATTCCGTGATGGAAGTGCGCAGTCCTACCATGTCTTGTTCTAGGGCTGTCATTCGCATACTCTGTCTGCCCTGGGATAGTCCTTCAGCCACTGTATCTTGTTCATGTGGGGGTGAGGCAGGGTCAAGCTCTTCCTTCCGTTCGTCGCCCTCTTCCGACGCATTAGAATCGTCACTATGAGTTGCCTCTAGTGCCACCGGGTCTTTTCCGATGGTCACTTTTTCTGCCCGgaactttgcttctttctttatCATGCCATCCACATTTGGGTTCTTAGGCACCCTTGCTGCCCGGCACAATCTAGTGATCAGAGAGGGgaaaaagaacccatacctcttcTATGTTGAACGGACGAATATCTCAGACTGAAGAACCTTAGCCACATCGAAGTCATGGCCATTCACGAAGCACCATATCAAGGCATCTCTAAGACCATTTACCTCTGTGGTGTTGTGGGACGGCAGTAAGCGACTGTTAATGATGTACAACCAGCATTTTCATTCAAAAGTGAGTGAGGAAGAGTGTAGCTTCGATCCCGGCACAACCCACACTACCTCTTTGTCTGGTGCACAGATAGTTCTAAAAAACCTGTTCCATGTGATGGGTTCTCTCCTGTAAGTATCATAGAAATCCTCCTCCCCATTGAATTCAGGCAATCGATACACTCCCCCGATGGCTTCTAACGAGGCATCCACCCTCGTGTGCCGCACAGTGCATATTTTATCCTCATGTTCGGGGCAATTGGCATAAAACTCCCGAACAAGCATCAAGTTACCCTCCTTCGGCTCTTCGAAAAAGTTGTACAATCTGCGCCTGATCAACTCCCGATACATATTAGGGCATTCATCCTAGAGGGACGCCCTGTCAATACCCCTTTCCGGTACATATTTTTTAGTAGCCTTCAAACTGAAACGGTCTTAGGCAGCTTTGGAGACAAACCTGGTACGATCAAACTGAGCTGCACTGGTCGGTGCCCGACCCCGAGATGAGCCTCCATGATCACTTGATGAGGCCCCGGTAGCGCGTCTGTTCCTTGAAGGTTGCATGTTACCTACACAATAAATACTACTATAAGTGGAGAGAGGAATATGTGTCCCAATGGCggttactcatactacactcgcACAATTGGTCACAATTTATCTTCAACACTCATTAAGGCAAATCAACAAACAGGTAGTGTGCATATGTACCCCCAAGGCACCCAAAGACCCAATCAGACTACCATTCCTCACAAACCCAACAATGGcttcctccaaatcaatcaattcAAATAGCCTCCATATACCACATATAAACCACCATCCAAATCCCAGACAAAAGTACCTATGATTTTACTACCctatacagaaaagaaaaaagaaaaataaaaaatactaagaaagaggaATAAAATCATGTACTTACTTGGAGATCTTGAGAAAAACGGTGGTTGGAGATCGGTTGAGtggagaagagaagaaaagagaagAGTCTTGTGTTAAAAGGAAAATATGGGGGAAGGGAGGGGTTTGTTTTCTTGAAGTTAGGGagggaagaagagaagtggggGGATGTGAGGGGTTTGGGTTCTTGAAGTTAGGAagggaagaagagaagtggggGAAGTGAGGATTTGGGTTAAGAAAAAGAAGGGGGTTggggattaaaaataaaaaacttacctGGACATGCCCGCGCATCCGCGGtccaatccgcggccgcggaggtggtggtggtggtggcggCCGCGGATGGGGGGCAGAACACAGGCCAAAATCCGCGGCCATATCCGCGGTCCTCTCCGCGGCCGCGGATCTCCATTTCCAGCCAAATTTTGTGTTTACCGCATTTTTTACCTATTCTTGGGTTAATTTCAACCCCCGAATCCTTCCGATGCGCATGATCCTTTGCATGCACACTAGTACGTCGGTCAAAGTcgttcaaaatcaattacaacaaccaaagtaataaaaataatgggttgcctcccaaaaagtGCCTaagttaacgtcgcggcacgacggtTTACAACAAATCATAGGTTGCCTCCcaggaagcgcctgatttaacgttgcggcacgACGCAGGCTTTCATTATCACTCCTCATTCGCGTACTGGGGTTCTTCCAAAGTTATCACCACTTTATCCCATTTCTCTTCGACCATTCCAATGTAATGTTTCAACTTTTGCCTATTTACTGTGAACTTGTTTGTCCCATCTTCGGATTCAATCTCCACAGCTCCACTTGAGAACACTTGCACCACTCTGAAGGGTCCTGACCATCGGGACTTCAACTTACCCGGAAACAACctcaatctcgagttgtataacaatACTAGATCTCTTGGCTTGAAGTTTCGATCTAAGATGTGCTTATCATAGATCATTTTCATCTTGTCTTTGTATAATCTAGCATTTTCAAATGCATGGAACCTGAATTCCTCAAGCTCATGTAACTCAGTGACTCTGCTAGTGCTTGCGGTCTCTATATCCAGATTCAGCTGCCGCAGTGCCCAAAGTGCTTTATGTTCGAGCTCTACCGGAAGGTGGCATGCCTTTCCAAATACCAACTTGTAtggtgacataccaattggagttttgaatgatgtgcggtatgcccataatgcatcatccagcttcttcGCCCAATCGGTCCTTGTTGCATTCACTGTCTTTTTCAGGACACTTTTAATTTCCCTATTGGACACTTCAACTTGCTCGCTCATCTGTGGGTGGTACGATGTGGCTACTTTGTGGCGAACTCCGTACTTTTCCAACAGACGTGCGGACgctctattgcaaaaatgggttccaccatcagtgattatagctctcggggtgccaaaacgtgtgaagatatttttctttaggaAACTTGTTACCTCTTTTGCATCATTGGTTGGTAGAGCCACCACTTCGACCCACTTGGAGACATAGTCAACCGCTaccaatatatattttttaccaTACGAGCTGACGAACGGCCCCATAATGTCGACCCCCCACATGTCAAAAacctccacctcttgaattgtggTCATCGGCATCTCATGACGGCGAGATATGTTGCATGTCCTTTGGCATTCATCGCAACTTTTGACCCAAGCATGGGAATCCTTGAACAGAGTAGGCCAATACAATCCCGATTCCAACACTTTTGCTGCTGTCCGGATTCCTCCAAAgtgtccaccatatggtgaagcatggcaagcctgcaaaatagaagGTTGATCTTTCCCGGGGATacacctccggatcatgttatctacacatatttttaaaaatagagGTTCATCCCAATAAAAGGCTCGACAGTCGCGGAAGAACCTTTTCTTTTGAATTGAGGAtagttcataaggtacaataccgcttgctaaatagttagcaatatcagcataccatggcgtctcctccattgtcacagcaagtaactgttcatccgggaatgtctctgttatgtcttcaacctccattctcttttcagctccttccaatcttgagaggtggtctgccacttgattgtcCGTCCCCTTTCTGCCACGAATTTCCAGATCGAATTCTGCTATCAAGTACCTAAttgctgcatggtcagtataaataataactTTTGAACCAATTAAGTACGACCTGAATTTATAGAAGGCAAACACTACAGCCAGCATTTCCTTTTCCGTTACAGtgtaattgagttgtgcaccgctAAGCatcctgcttgcatagtaaatcaGGTGCATCATCTTGTCTTTTCGCTATCCcaagactgctcctatagcataatcaCTGGCGTCGCACATGAGCTCGAATGGTTGCTCCCAGTCGGGTGCAACAATGATGGGTGCAGTTATCagtctcttcttcagctcctcaaatgccaacctgcaatcattagaaaacacaaagggctgatccttttcaagaagtttacataaagggttagcaatcttggaaaaatcttttatgaatcgcctgtagaacccggcgtgcccaaggaaacttctcactGCCTTGACCGAAGTAGGCGGTGGCAATTTCTCAATCACATCAACTTTAGCATGGTAGACCTCAATTACcttactggacactcgatgccccaaaactattccttcttgtaccataaaatggcacttttcccaattcagcACCAAATTTGTCTCCACACGTCTTTTGATCACTCTTCTTAAATTATGAAGACAATCTTCGAATGAATCCCCCACcacggagaaatcatccataaacacctcTATAATATCCTtcaccatgtcagtgaaaatggctaacatgcaccgctggaatgtagccggtgcattgcaaagtccaaagggcattctccgaaaggcaaagatgccatatggacaagtgaaggatGTTTTCTCTCTGTCTTCCGAGGCTATTGATATCCGGTTATATcccgagtatccatccaagaAACAGAAGTGGGACCGCTCAGCTAAcctgtccaacatttggtcaatgaaaggcaATGGAAATGGTCCTTTCGAGTGGCTATGTTCAGTTTCCGATAGTCCATGCAAATCCGCCACCCCGTGACTgtacgagtcgagatcaactcGTTATTTCATTTTGTACGACCGTCATACCTCTATTTTTCGGCACATATTGGACAGGACTGACCCAGTTActgtcagagatggggaagatgatacccgcatctagccacttgatcacttccttcttAACTACTTCCTTCATATTTGGGTTCAGACGTCGTTGATGTTCCCTGGAAGGTTTGTGCTCCTCTTCCAGAAGAATCTTGTGCATATAAAAGGCTGGGCTGATACCCTTTATGTCTGCCATGGTCCAACCAATGGCAGTCTTACATTCTTGCAATACCTTTAATAGTTGCTCTACCTGTACAGCTAGAaaaccagatgatataataacaaGCAAAGTAGAATTAGGCCCCAAGAAAGCGTACCTGAGGTGGGCTAGAAGCGGTTTCAAGTCCAgctgtggtggctcctctattgatggtTTTGCAAGTGGTGTTGCTCTCTCTTCTAAGCGTAGGGGCTCGAATTGAGGTCCCCTTTTCCATAACCCTTGACCTTCGAGAGCCATGACCCACTCTGCCAATCCTTCACcgtccatctcttccaaattGATCGAGCAGGCTTCTAGTAGATCCTTGACGTTAAGGGTCTCATCCTCTTCTTGCAATATCACATCTACGGCCTCCACTAGTGAGTAGTTTGCAAATTCACTGGGTCTCCTCATGGATTGTTGaacgttgaatattatttcttcattgttcaacCTCATTTTTAACTCTCCAGTCTCATAATCAATTAATGCTCTCCCAGTGGCTAAGAATGGCCTTCCTAGAATGATGGGTATCTCTTTATCCacctgacaatcaagaataacaaagt
It includes:
- the LOC104111532 gene encoding uncharacterized protein, translating into MDALREMPGYAKIMKDLMSRKFDFQDLSTITLTHTCSAVVTRPMAQKVSDPGSFTIPCTIGSYAFAKALCDLGANINLIPLAIYTKLGIGKARPTSMLQQLADRTVDKEIPIILGRPFLATGRALIDYETGELKMRLNNEEIIFNVQQSMRRPSEFANYSLVEAVDVILQEEDETLNVKDLLEACSINLEEMDGEGLAEWVMALEGQGLWKRGPQFEPLRLEERATPLAKPSIEEPPQLDLKPLLAHLRYAFLGPNSTLLVIISSGFLAVQVEQLLKVLQECKTAIGWTMADIKGISPAFYMHKILLEEEHKPSREHQRRLNPNMKEVVKKEVIKWLDAGIIFPISDSNWVSPVQYVPKNRGMTVVQNEITS
- the LOC104120037 gene encoding protein LIGHT-DEPENDENT SHORT HYPOCOTYLS 5-like, producing the protein MTFRLANCQTRMVGASNPNNNGGGGGGEGPSSATASGRITESEGGSAAPAAPPSRYESQKRRDWNTFLQYLRNHKPPLTLARCSGAHVIEFLKYLDQFGKTKVHVTGCPYFGHPNPPAPCACPLKQAWGSLDALIGRLRAAYEENGGKPESNPFGAKAVRIYLREVRESQAKARGIPYEKKKRKRPSSSSVTAGSSASRGGVIAVEGGGSGGGDGGGNAGDSSGGAAAIGPLPTATNPTE